The genomic region CCAGACTACTGGCAGTGTTAACCCCTTCCCGGCCCATCAATTTAGTGAGGACTATCCATTAAGCCAGCCAACCGATGCCACTGGCCCAACACAACAAATCTTAACGGTTAAAGTTGTTGACCAGTTGGGTAACCAGGTGGCCAAACAAATCATCGTTAACTACTGGAAGCGCGACCTTACGGCCCCTACCTACGTCATTAACGGCCAAACTTTGACTGTCCTAAATCCTAGTGATACAACCCAGTACTCACTGGACCAGGGCCAAAGTTGGCATACTTACCAGCAGGGTGTCATCCTGACTGGTCAAGAACAGGTTCTGCTGCGTAACCAAGACCAATACGGCAACACTTCCAGCACAGTTACCGCAAGCCAAACAACTAATAACACCAGCAGTGGTCAACAAATTATCCTACCCAGCTAAGCCTGGCTAGCGCGTTAATGAGACCAACAGAAAAGGACAGTACCATCTGGTACTGTCCTTTTTAGTCTAGTGACTCTTCAAGAAATCAATCACCACTGAATTAAAAACTTCTGGCTGCTCCAATTGTGGCAAATGGCCACTGTCCTTGACCATCTCCAGAGAAATCGGTGATTTCAAATCCTGTACACAGAACTGGGCATAACCTGGTCGCCATAACGGCGACTGTTCACCGGCAATCATTAATTGCGGCATGGTTAAATCCTGCCAAGTTCCCCGCCAATCTTGTAACAGGTGGTCGAGCAATAATGGCCTTACCAAAGCTGAATCAAAGGGATTTTCCTGCTTGAACCCTGCTAAATAACGCTTCAGATGGCGGTCAACCGGACTAACGGTCATCCGATGCTGGACGACTTCGGGGCCAACCTGCCAAAAGTTATCCCAGTCCAGGTTATAAATACCGTTGGTCCAGTCCTGGTCATTCAACAATTTGGGTGACTCGTCTACAATCACAAAACTGCGGACTGGTTCTTGACCAAAGAGGGATAGGTAGGCCCAGGCAACGGCAGCACCCATCGAGTGGGCCACCATCGAAAAGCGCTCTACCGATTGCCCTTGCAGTAATTCATGTAAGTCCGCTGCCAAGCGGCTAATTCGGAGATTCCTGGCGGTCCGCTCCGACTGCCCATGGCTGCGCCAGTCCAAACGGATTACCCGGAATCCTCGATCAGTCAAGGCTTCAAGCTGGTTCACCCATTCCTCCTTGATACCCGAATAACCAGTCAGCAAGACCACAACTGGTCCCTCCCCGCCGGTATCATCAAAGGAAATGTTCACTTGGTCACTTGTTTTAAATTGCATCATCGCACTCCTATTAAATTCTATTTTAGCCGTTTTAAGTCAGTGCTGGCAATCCAAGCACCATTTTAATATCTATCACCATTTGACTTCATAATTTAAAATTATTCTAAACAACCCATCAGCTTGTTAAAAATTGGCTTTGCATTTCCAAAAAGTCGGTCGTATAATTTTTATAGTTAATTAATGAGCAATAATGACCTACCAGTCAATCGCTGGCACCAAAATGCTTAGATTAAAATTTACGACCTGACCGTCAAAAAATTTAGCCTAGGAGATAATGCCATGACAGATAATGCCTTGATGTCTCAAATTGCCGAAGATTACTACCTCAACAAATTATCGTTTGGTGAGATTGCTCAAAAATATCAACTTAGCCGTTACCTGATTAATAAGTATCTCAGCAAGGCGGTTGAGTATGGCATTGTTAAAATTGAAATTGCTGCGAGCGCGGACCGTAACGCCCAGCTCGAGCAAATTTTTAAAGACCAGTTTCATGGGGTCCAGCCCTACATTATCCAAGACGCGGCCACCCCGGTGCGGACGACTGATCTCCTATCCAACTATGCGGCTAACCTAGTGGTCCAGCATCTCCAGGACAGCAACCACATTGTTGGTATGACCTGGGGTGACACCGTTTACAGCATGGTTGACAGTATCAGCTGTCCCCCAATTAACAACATTAAGTTCACTCAGTTTCTGGGCGAAAACATGCGCTACAATTCCAACGCTGGCTCAGTCCGAATTGTCGAACGGGCGGCTAAGAAAATGGCCGGGGAATTTCTCACCTTGCCAGCGCCTCTGTACATCGCTAACGATCAGGTGCGCACCGGTCTTTACCAGGATGATTCCCTATCCACTACCTTAAACCTGGCTCAGCGAATGGACACCATTTTAACGGCGGTGGGCACGGCGGATTCCCTGTACACGATTGATGTTTGGCAAAAACAGCTGAGCCAAATCTTCCCCACCGTCGATTTTGATAACGTCGCCGGTTTCATCTATGGTCGGCCTTATGATATCAACGGCCACTTCCTAAACGACCAAAGCGACAAGGTCGTCGGTGTCAGCCTGGCCAATATCCTGCAGGTTCCAAAGCGGATTTGTTTGGTCCACAACCCCCATAAAAAGGCCGCAATCATCGGTGCGCTCAAGGGCCAGCTGATCACTGACCTAGTGCTCAACGAATCCCTAGCCTATGAAATTTTAAATGCGGACGCATAAAAAGACCAACCGTGAGGTTGGTCTTTTTTTAATTTAATTCACTTTCAATCAGGTTGGTAGCCAATTCTTGGTTACGTGAGTAATCAACTGGCACATCGATGACCGAGACACCCTCGTAAGCAAAGGCCTGGTCAAAGGTCTGAGCCAGCTGACTGCTGTCCTCAACCTTGAAGCCCTTGGCCCCGCAAGCTTCAGCAAACTTTACCAAATCAATATTACCGAACTTAACACCGGCTGACTGGTTGTTATACTTCAGCTCTTCTTGGAACTGGACCATGTTGTAGTAACTGTTATCATTCCAAACGATGACTACCAGGTTCATGTTTTGACGGACGGCCGTTTCCAACTCAGCAGCTGAGAAGAAGAAGCCCCCGTCCCCAACCACGGCAACAGACTTGTATTCCGGACGAACCAAGGCCGCAGACATCGCCCAAGGCAAGCCAACACCTAACGTCTGCATCCCATTACTAATCAACAAGTGACGGGGCTTGTAACTCCTGAAGTGGCGGGCCATCCAGATGTAGTGGGAACCAATATCCAGCGAAACCGTCATGTCATCATCAACATGATCCTGGGTCGCCTTGATAATGGAAAGTGGGTGGCTCAGATGGTTGTCAGATGGAATGTACTTAGGCTTATCAGCTTCAGCCATCTGCTGACGGAATTCATCCAACTTTACCTGGGTGTCAGGGCTAACACTGACATCCCCCAGGGTTTCAGCCAGGTGGTCCAGACTTTCACCGATATCCCCCAGCAACTGCTTTTCTGGGAAGAAGTTATTATCTAACTGAGCTGGTACCGTATCTAAGGTAACAATCTTAAGGTCCTTGCCAGCATTCCAGAAACGGGGCTCGTACTCGATTGGGTCATAACCAACCGTAATGACCAAGTCACTGGCAGCCAAAATCCGGTCCCCTACCTGGTTATGGAAGAGACCGACCCGGCCAAAGAAGGACCGGTCAGCCAGGTCCCGAGAAATAACCCCAGCACCCTGGAAAGTTTCAACCACAGGCATTGGTACGTGCTCTAATAAGTGGTGCAGCGCTGCAGCAGCCTTTGGATTAGAACCGCGCATCCCAACCAACATCACTGGGAGCTTGGCATCTTTAATCCGCTGTGCCAGGTCGTTGATTTCATCAATTGGGGCCGGACCCATCTGAGCAGGCTGAACCTTAGGCAGGGCCGGAACAGTTACCTCGGCCTCATCGATGTCTTGGGGCAG from Leuconostocaceae bacterium ESL0723 harbors:
- a CDS encoding alpha/beta hydrolase, which translates into the protein MMQFKTSDQVNISFDDTGGEGPVVVLLTGYSGIKEEWVNQLEALTDRGFRVIRLDWRSHGQSERTARNLRISRLAADLHELLQGQSVERFSMVAHSMGAAVAWAYLSLFGQEPVRSFVIVDESPKLLNDQDWTNGIYNLDWDNFWQVGPEVVQHRMTVSPVDRHLKRYLAGFKQENPFDSALVRPLLLDHLLQDWRGTWQDLTMPQLMIAGEQSPLWRPGYAQFCVQDLKSPISLEMVKDSGHLPQLEQPEVFNSVVIDFLKSH
- the alsS gene encoding acetolactate synthase AlsS gives rise to the protein MTKKGSEIIIDTLNNYGVDYVFGIPGAKVDQLFESLEHPENGQPTPKLIVMRHEQNAAFMAQGMARLTGKPGVVITTSGPGVGNLTTALMTASAENDPVVAIGGQVPRKDLYRLTHQSVPSKELLKPVTRYSAEIEDPNTVSEILNNAFVAAYGPKAGASFVSLPQDIDEAEVTVPALPKVQPAQMGPAPIDEINDLAQRIKDAKLPVMLVGMRGSNPKAAAALHHLLEHVPMPVVETFQGAGVISRDLADRSFFGRVGLFHNQVGDRILAASDLVITVGYDPIEYEPRFWNAGKDLKIVTLDTVPAQLDNNFFPEKQLLGDIGESLDHLAETLGDVSVSPDTQVKLDEFRQQMAEADKPKYIPSDNHLSHPLSIIKATQDHVDDDMTVSLDIGSHYIWMARHFRSYKPRHLLISNGMQTLGVGLPWAMSAALVRPEYKSVAVVGDGGFFFSAAELETAVRQNMNLVVIVWNDNSYYNMVQFQEELKYNNQSAGVKFGNIDLVKFAEACGAKGFKVEDSSQLAQTFDQAFAYEGVSVIDVPVDYSRNQELATNLIESELN